A genomic stretch from Fodinibius salinus includes:
- a CDS encoding HIT family protein → MSSIFTKIIEGEIPCHKVAETDEHIAFLDINPIAEGHTLVVPKQEIDYFFDLPTELMQSTMSLSRTISGAIDEALNPLRTGIIVQGLEVPHAHLHLVPLYKKTQPMALGHNVPVSEERMVELKEQISSHISL, encoded by the coding sequence ATGTCTAGCATATTTACGAAAATTATTGAGGGCGAAATACCCTGCCACAAGGTTGCAGAGACGGATGAGCATATTGCATTTTTGGATATCAATCCTATTGCAGAGGGGCATACGCTGGTAGTACCCAAACAAGAGATTGATTATTTTTTTGATCTGCCAACGGAGCTTATGCAAAGTACAATGAGCCTGTCCCGAACCATATCCGGAGCTATAGATGAAGCGTTGAATCCGTTACGTACGGGTATTATTGTACAGGGACTGGAAGTGCCTCATGCACACCTGCACTTGGTACCGTTATATAAAAAGACGCAGCCGATGGCATTGGGACACAATGTACCGGTAAGCGAGGAGCGAATGGTTGAACTAAAAGAACAAATTTCATCTCATATATCATTATGA
- a CDS encoding MBL fold metallo-hydrolase, with the protein MDKFSDLPVFPIRISTPFAVGDVFSYLIIDEKIVLVDTGHYSDEAYETVKQHLRDHDLQVKDLDEIWLTHGHPDHYGQAVKLADRSGATVMGHPKDRTNFAANDNSELFEAFFDRHNIPETLTQQMLEQLEWLQQYQQPLEPQWISDGDHLSSGSIGAEVCLTPGHAPGHLSFVTDQGIIFSGDLLLGHISTNALINFDADTGQRNKSLLQYRESLQWIRKQEGVVMPGHGEQIDNITEVADHHLAEHKKRYQKIQQLLEQQSMSLIKLSQRMFPDAIKSGAIFLVLSEVLGYLDWGIKEGTIGLDEQKMEYERI; encoded by the coding sequence GTGGACAAATTTTCTGATCTGCCAGTTTTTCCTATTCGGATTTCTACACCTTTTGCCGTAGGTGATGTATTTAGCTATTTAATCATTGATGAAAAAATTGTGCTTGTTGATACCGGACATTACAGTGATGAGGCATATGAGACGGTGAAACAACATCTGAGGGATCATGATTTACAGGTTAAAGATCTGGATGAAATTTGGCTTACGCACGGCCATCCGGACCATTATGGCCAGGCCGTGAAGCTGGCGGACCGTTCGGGAGCAACGGTTATGGGTCATCCTAAAGATCGTACTAATTTTGCAGCTAATGATAACAGTGAATTGTTTGAAGCATTTTTTGATCGGCATAATATTCCTGAAACCCTTACTCAGCAAATGCTCGAGCAGCTGGAGTGGCTACAGCAGTACCAGCAACCATTAGAGCCACAATGGATTTCGGATGGTGATCATTTAAGCAGCGGATCTATAGGTGCAGAGGTGTGCCTAACGCCTGGCCATGCCCCGGGTCATTTATCATTTGTAACCGATCAAGGCATTATTTTTAGCGGAGATTTGCTGCTCGGCCATATCAGTACAAATGCACTTATTAATTTTGATGCTGATACGGGACAGCGAAACAAAAGTTTGTTGCAATATCGGGAGTCGTTGCAATGGATCAGGAAACAAGAAGGAGTCGTGATGCCGGGCCACGGAGAGCAAATTGATAATATTACTGAAGTGGCAGACCATCATCTTGCGGAGCACAAAAAACGGTATCAGAAAATACAGCAATTATTAGAACAACAGTCCATGAGCTTAATAAAGCTGTCTCAACGGATGTTTCCCGATGCAATAAAAAGCGGAGCGATTTTTTTGGTATTATCTGAGGTGTTGGGGTATCTGGATTGGGGTATAAAGGAAGGTACGATAGGCCTGGATGAGCAAAAGATGGAATACGAGCGTATTTGA